A stretch of the Streptomyces sp. WMMB303 genome encodes the following:
- a CDS encoding WXG100 family type VII secretion target, producing the protein MGDKQNVDDKTLKSLANELEEMMGAITGRVTRLNQLIDNLEGAWQGIAKGAFDRVQRGMNDDLRVQRRIMEGFVGSIHGNLGIKDSNEDDIVQSMNKLGSGENPQHFSATGPDTTQGSLAGAYSSKLSQM; encoded by the coding sequence ATGGGTGACAAGCAGAATGTAGATGACAAGACTCTCAAGTCGCTGGCGAATGAGCTCGAGGAAATGATGGGGGCCATCACCGGGCGAGTCACGCGGCTGAACCAGCTCATCGACAACCTCGAAGGTGCTTGGCAGGGTATCGCCAAGGGGGCCTTCGACCGGGTCCAGCGAGGTATGAACGACGACCTCCGGGTCCAGCGCAGGATCATGGAAGGCTTCGTCGGGTCGATCCATGGGAACCTCGGCATCAAGGACTCGAACGAGGACGACATCGTCCAGAGCATGAACAAGCTCGGGAGCGGTGAGAACCCTCAGCATTTCTCGGCGACCGGGCCCGACACCACGCAGGGTTCCCTGGCCGGGGCCTACTCCTCCAAGCTCAGCCAGATGTGA
- the mycP gene encoding type VII secretion-associated serine protease mycosin, whose product MHSSETTPPAPDARRGVRPPLLRQRTRRALRRAAATAAATAVTASTLVVTAAPPAAADVSTQCTFPAKPFKGRPWSLQRVLLNELWRDTDKGAGVRVAVIDTGVDIENKQLTDAVDADAGKNLLPKKPKKDKETGRATPRGKADGTSDEVGHGTKVAGIIAARPDDDTGFVGLAPKATIIPIKQNDANGSGTALSLADSIDYAVKAGADVINISQDTAEALKPDSSLERAVQRAVRADIVVVASAGNDGLGGKNKATYPASYPGVLAVASSDRNNERAPFSQAGDFVDVAAPGVDMVSTVPKGGHCVDNGTSFSAPYVAGVAALLRAKHDKGADKWSQQNIVAQIEQTAERSIPGHDRLVGWGVVDPVAALTEDSKRLERPQAEEGVETGKKPTPAKLQLGETEQERNERLGTYVLVGGGTLVAVVAGTSVVLRDRRRKGASAGR is encoded by the coding sequence ATGCACAGCAGCGAGACGACACCCCCGGCCCCGGACGCCCGGCGCGGTGTCCGCCCGCCACTGCTGCGGCAGCGCACCCGGCGTGCCCTGCGCCGAGCGGCGGCGACAGCGGCTGCCACGGCGGTCACGGCCTCCACACTGGTGGTCACCGCCGCGCCTCCCGCCGCGGCGGACGTCAGCACTCAGTGCACCTTCCCCGCGAAGCCGTTCAAGGGCCGTCCCTGGTCGCTGCAGCGGGTCCTCCTCAACGAGCTGTGGCGGGACACCGACAAGGGCGCGGGCGTCCGGGTCGCGGTCATCGACACGGGCGTCGACATCGAGAACAAGCAGCTCACAGATGCTGTCGACGCCGATGCGGGGAAGAACCTGCTCCCCAAGAAGCCGAAGAAGGACAAGGAAACCGGACGCGCCACCCCGCGCGGCAAGGCCGACGGCACCTCGGACGAGGTCGGCCACGGCACCAAGGTCGCGGGAATCATCGCCGCGCGCCCGGACGACGACACCGGCTTCGTCGGCCTCGCGCCCAAGGCGACGATCATCCCGATCAAACAGAACGACGCCAACGGCAGCGGCACCGCGCTCTCCCTCGCCGACTCGATCGACTACGCGGTGAAGGCCGGTGCCGACGTCATCAACATCTCCCAGGACACCGCCGAGGCCCTGAAGCCGGACTCCTCGCTCGAGCGCGCCGTGCAGCGCGCCGTCCGCGCGGACATCGTCGTCGTGGCCTCCGCGGGCAACGACGGACTGGGCGGCAAGAACAAGGCGACCTACCCGGCCTCCTATCCCGGCGTCCTCGCCGTCGCCTCCTCGGACCGCAACAACGAGCGCGCACCCTTCTCGCAGGCCGGCGACTTCGTGGACGTGGCGGCCCCCGGCGTCGACATGGTCTCGACCGTCCCCAAGGGCGGCCACTGCGTCGACAACGGCACCAGCTTCTCCGCGCCCTACGTGGCCGGCGTCGCCGCACTGCTGCGCGCGAAGCACGACAAGGGCGCCGACAAGTGGTCCCAGCAGAACATCGTCGCGCAGATCGAGCAGACCGCGGAGCGCTCCATCCCGGGCCACGACCGCCTCGTCGGCTGGGGCGTCGTCGACCCGGTGGCCGCCCTGACCGAGGACAGCAAGCGCCTTGAGCGCCCCCAAGCCGAAGAGGGCGTCGAAACCGGCAAGAAGCCGACACCCGCCAAGCTCCAGCTCGGCGAAACCGAGCAGGAACGGAACGAGAGGCTGGGAACCTACGTCCTTGTCGGCGGCGGCACCCTCGTCGCGGTGGTCGCGGGCACTTCGGTCGTACTCCGCGACCGGCGCCGCAAGGGCGCCTCGGCGGGCCGCTGA
- a CDS encoding DUF397 domain-containing protein: protein MGTQQEKDELYAMDISDAVWESAPGSPEEERVEIAHLAGGAVAMRNSKEPDVVLRYTAAEWEAFVLGARDGEFDLEPGGREGGGTTGA, encoded by the coding sequence GTGGGGACTCAGCAGGAGAAGGACGAGCTGTACGCGATGGACATCTCCGACGCCGTCTGGGAGAGCGCCCCGGGCAGTCCGGAGGAAGAGCGCGTGGAGATCGCCCACCTGGCCGGCGGCGCCGTCGCCATGCGCAACTCGAAAGAGCCGGACGTGGTACTGCGCTACACGGCAGCGGAGTGGGAGGCGTTCGTGCTGGGCGCTCGGGACGGGGAGTTCGATCTGGAGCCGGGTGGGCGCGAGGGCGGGGGGACGACGGGGGCTTAG
- a CDS encoding WXG100 family type VII secretion target, whose amino-acid sequence MGYNNGDHLKVTYSSLDAAAEAIMKEAKQLRADMERVQQKVRSVSEIWEGEGQRAYQQAQHGWDQKADDIQNRLLAIAAEVRQASGTYLAGDKRAAAMFDQFNSRG is encoded by the coding sequence ATGGGGTACAACAACGGCGATCACCTCAAGGTCACATACAGCAGTCTGGACGCCGCCGCCGAGGCCATCATGAAGGAAGCGAAACAGCTTCGCGCCGACATGGAACGGGTGCAGCAGAAGGTTCGCTCCGTCTCCGAGATCTGGGAAGGCGAGGGACAGCGGGCCTACCAGCAGGCTCAGCACGGCTGGGACCAGAAGGCCGACGACATCCAGAACCGACTCCTGGCGATCGCGGCTGAAGTCCGTCAGGCCAGTGGCACCTACCTCGCAGGTGACAAGCGAGCAGCGGCGATGTTCGACCAGTTCAACAGCCGCGGGTAA
- a CDS encoding S8 family serine peptidase: MAAGTREYRNRRRILAGVAAVGAWTACFVGLATNAGAEDVQAQEWHLKAMQAEKIWKVSTGEGIKVAVIDTGVDPTTESLQGRVLPGRDVSGAPGDETRDDVGHGTTMAELIAGSGKGGTLKGLAPGAKIIPIRTNLNGMKGADKKKEHLGEAIRAAADSDARIINMSLGGRAPHPSIQEAVEYAAKKGKLLFASTGNDAQKGNEENWPAEYRDVAAVAATNKAGKVADYSNYGGHTILAGASEGLPAWCDGKKQSYCPGGGTSSATAIVSASAALIWSHHPDWTSNQVLRVMIKTAGLKGDEPSKYLGFGEVRPRMNLLEGKGDPGDPDISPLTWERTLHTKPKDSGQNSDAKGSGKEDSDKGAAPDKVEVADSEREDSGNAQLWWAVGAGAAVLVIGGGAALAIRRASRG, from the coding sequence ATGGCAGCAGGAACACGAGAGTATCGAAATAGGCGCCGCATCCTTGCCGGAGTCGCCGCAGTCGGGGCGTGGACGGCCTGTTTCGTCGGACTCGCCACGAATGCGGGCGCGGAGGACGTCCAGGCCCAGGAGTGGCATCTCAAGGCGATGCAGGCCGAGAAGATATGGAAGGTCAGTACCGGTGAAGGGATCAAGGTGGCCGTCATCGACACCGGCGTCGATCCGACCACGGAGTCCCTCCAAGGCCGAGTACTTCCAGGCAGAGATGTCTCCGGTGCTCCCGGTGACGAAACTCGGGATGACGTGGGCCACGGCACGACGATGGCCGAACTCATCGCAGGCTCCGGGAAGGGCGGAACCCTGAAAGGGCTTGCCCCGGGCGCGAAGATCATTCCGATCCGCACCAACCTTAATGGCATGAAGGGTGCTGACAAAAAGAAAGAGCACCTCGGGGAAGCCATCAGGGCGGCGGCCGACAGCGACGCCCGCATCATCAATATGTCTCTTGGGGGGAGAGCTCCTCATCCTTCCATTCAGGAAGCGGTGGAGTATGCGGCTAAGAAGGGCAAGCTTCTGTTCGCGAGTACCGGGAATGACGCCCAGAAAGGCAATGAAGAGAACTGGCCTGCGGAGTATCGAGACGTAGCAGCCGTGGCGGCGACCAACAAGGCGGGTAAGGTTGCCGACTATTCCAACTACGGTGGGCACACGATTCTAGCCGGGGCAAGTGAAGGACTTCCCGCATGGTGTGACGGCAAGAAGCAGAGCTACTGCCCCGGAGGGGGTACCAGTTCTGCCACCGCGATTGTCTCGGCCTCCGCAGCCCTGATCTGGTCCCACCATCCGGACTGGACGTCGAATCAGGTACTCCGGGTCATGATCAAAACCGCTGGCCTGAAAGGCGATGAACCCAGCAAGTACCTGGGCTTTGGAGAGGTGCGCCCTCGCATGAACCTCCTTGAAGGCAAAGGCGATCCCGGCGACCCAGATATCAGCCCGCTCACCTGGGAGCGGACGCTGCACACAAAGCCGAAGGACTCCGGCCAGAACTCGGACGCCAAGGGCTCCGGCAAGGAAGACTCGGACAAAGGGGCTGCCCCCGACAAGGTCGAGGTGGCAGACTCAGAGCGCGAAGACAGTGGCAACGCGCAGCTCTGGTGGGCTGTTGGGGCCGGCGCAGCGGTGCTTGTCATCGGCGGGGGAGCTGCTCTCGCGATCCGGCGGGCTAGCCGCGGATGA